One Bos indicus isolate NIAB-ARS_2022 breed Sahiwal x Tharparkar chromosome 22, NIAB-ARS_B.indTharparkar_mat_pri_1.0, whole genome shotgun sequence DNA window includes the following coding sequences:
- the MYD88 gene encoding myeloid differentiation primary response protein MyD88 isoform X1, translating to MAEGVPRAGSALPAASLSSLPLAALNVRVRRRLSLFLNVRAPVAADWTVLAEAMDFEYLEIQQLEKYADPTSRLLDDWQRRPGASVGRLLELLAKLGRDDVLMELGPSIEEDCQKYILKQQQEASEKPLQVDSIDSSITRINDMAGITIRDDPLGQKPECFDAFICYCPSDIEFVHEMIRQLEQTNYRLKLCVSDRDVLPGTCVWSIASELIEKRCRRMVVVVSDEYLQSKECDFQTKFALSLSPGAHQKRLIPIKYKPMKKEFPSILRFITVCDYTNPCTQNWFWTRLAKALSMP from the exons ATGGCTGAAGGAGTACCCCGCGCGGGGTCCGCGCTCCCCGCGGCTTCCTTGTCCTCCCTGCCCCTGGCAGCGCTCAACGTACGAGTGCGGCGCCGCCTGTCGCTCTTCCTAAACGTGCGGGCGCCGGTGGCGGCCGACTGGACCGTGCTGGCGGAGGCGATGGACTTCGAGTACTTGGAGATCCAGCAGCTGGAGAAGTACGCCGACCCCACGAGCAGGCTCCTGGACGACTGGCAGCGACGTCCGGGAGCCTCAGTGGGCCGCCTGCTCGAGCTGCTCGCCAAGCTCGGCCGCGACGACGTGCTGATGGAACTGGGACCCAGCATCG AGGAGGACTGCCAAAAGTATATtctgaagcagcagcaggaggcatcTGAGAAGCCTTTACAGGTGGACTCTATAGACAGCAGCATAACTCGGATAAATGACATGGCAGGCATCACCATTCGCGACGACCCCCTAG GGCAAAAGCCCGAGTGTTTTGATGCCTTCATCTGCTACTGCCCCAGCGATATTGAGTTTGTCCACGAGATGATCCGGCAGCTGGAACAGACAAACTATCGGCTGAAGTTGTGCGTGTCTGACCGTGACGTCCTGCCTGGCACCTGTGTCTGGTCCATCGCCAGTGAACTCATTGAGAAGAG GTGCCGTcggatggtggtggtggtctcTGACGAATACCTGCAAAGCAAGGAATGTGATTTCCAGACTAAGTTTGCACTCAGCCTCTCTCCAG GTGCCCATCAGAAGCGACTGATCCCCATCAAGTACAAGCCAATGAAGAAAGAGTTCCCCAGCATCCTGCGCTTCATCACTGTCTGTGACTACACCAACCCCTGCACCCAGAACTGGTTCTGGACTCGCCTCGCCAAGGCCCTGTCCATGCCCTGA
- the MYD88 gene encoding myeloid differentiation primary response protein MyD88 isoform X3: MAEGVPRAGSALPAASLSSLPLAALNVRVRRRLSLFLNVRAPVAADWTVLAEAMDFEYLEIQQLEKYADPTSRLLDDWQRRPGASVGRLLELLAKLGRDDVLMELGPSIEEDCQKYILKQQQEASEKPLQVDSIDSSITRINDMAGITIRDDPLGQKPECFDAFICYCPSDIEFVHEMIRQLEQTNYRLKLCVSDRDVLPGTCVWSIASELIEKRLATNVISRLSLHSASLQVPIRSD, translated from the exons ATGGCTGAAGGAGTACCCCGCGCGGGGTCCGCGCTCCCCGCGGCTTCCTTGTCCTCCCTGCCCCTGGCAGCGCTCAACGTACGAGTGCGGCGCCGCCTGTCGCTCTTCCTAAACGTGCGGGCGCCGGTGGCGGCCGACTGGACCGTGCTGGCGGAGGCGATGGACTTCGAGTACTTGGAGATCCAGCAGCTGGAGAAGTACGCCGACCCCACGAGCAGGCTCCTGGACGACTGGCAGCGACGTCCGGGAGCCTCAGTGGGCCGCCTGCTCGAGCTGCTCGCCAAGCTCGGCCGCGACGACGTGCTGATGGAACTGGGACCCAGCATCG AGGAGGACTGCCAAAAGTATATtctgaagcagcagcaggaggcatcTGAGAAGCCTTTACAGGTGGACTCTATAGACAGCAGCATAACTCGGATAAATGACATGGCAGGCATCACCATTCGCGACGACCCCCTAG GGCAAAAGCCCGAGTGTTTTGATGCCTTCATCTGCTACTGCCCCAGCGATATTGAGTTTGTCCACGAGATGATCCGGCAGCTGGAACAGACAAACTATCGGCTGAAGTTGTGCGTGTCTGACCGTGACGTCCTGCCTGGCACCTGTGTCTGGTCCATCGCCAGTGAACTCATTGAGAAGAGGTTGGCTAC GAATGTGATTTCCAGACTAAGTTTGCACTCAGCCTCTCTCCAG GTGCCCATCAGAAGCGACTGA
- the ACAA1 gene encoding 3-ketoacyl-CoA thiolase, peroxisomal: MRRLQVVLGHLKGRPASDPEPQATPCWSGARRASAEDVVVVHGRRTAIGRSGRGGFKDTTPDELLSAVMTAVLQDVKLSPAQLGDICVGNVLQPGAGATMARIAQFLSDIPETVPLSAVNRQCSSGLQAVASIAGGIRNGSYDIGMACGVESMSLADRGNPGNITSRLVEKEKARDCLIPMGITSENVAEQFGISREKQDTFALASQQKAARAQRQGCFQAEIVPVTTTVRDDKGTEQSITVAQDEGIRPNTTMEGLAKLKPAFKDGGSTTAGNSSQVSDGAAAILLARRSKAEELGLPILGVLRSYAVVGVPPDIMGIGPAYAIPVALQKAGLTVDDVDIFEINEAFASQAVYCVEKLKLPLEKVNPLGGAVALGHPLGCTGARQVITLLNELKRRGKRAYGVVSMCIGTGMGAAAVFEYPGN, from the exons ATGCGGAGGCTGCAGGTGGTGCTGGGTCACCTGAAGGGCCGGCCCGCTTCGGACCCGGAGCCGCAGGCCACCCCGTGTTGGAGCGGCGCGCGGCGGGCGTCCGCAGAGGATGTCGTGGTGGTGCACGGGCGGCGCACGGCCATTGGCCGGTCGGGCCGCGGCGGCTTCAAG GACACCACCCCCGACGAGCTTCTCTCCGCCGTCATGACCGCGGTTCTCCAGGACGTCAAGCTGAGCCCGGCCCAGCTGGGAGATATCTGCGTGG GAAACGTGCTTCAGCCTGGGGCCGGAGCGACCATGGCCCGAATTGCCCAGTTTCTGAG TGACATCCCGGAGACTGTGCCTTTGTCAGCTGTCAATAGGCAGTGTTCGTCGGGGCTCCAGGCGGTGGCCAGCATAGCTG GTGGCATCAGAAATGGGTCTTATGACATTGGCATGGCTTGTGG ggtGGAGTCCATGTCCCTAGCTGACAGAGGGAACCCTGGAAATATTACTTCACGCCtggtggagaaggagaaggctaGAGACTGCCTGATTCCTATGGG GATAACCTCAGAGAATGTGGCTGAGCAGTTTGGCATTTCGCGGGAGAAGCAGGATACCTTTGCACTGGCTTCCCAGCAAAA GGCAGCCAGAGCCCAGAGACAGGGCTGTTTCCAGGCCGAGATCGTGCCTGTCACCACCACGGTCCGTGACGACAAGGGCACAGAGCAAAGCATCACTGTGGCCCAGGATGAGGGCATCCGCCCCAACACCACCATGGAGGGCCTGGCCAAGCTGAAGCCCGCCTTTAAGGACGGGGGCTCTACCACGGCTG GAAACTCTAGCCAGGTGAGTGATGGGGCTGCTGCCATTCTGCTGGCCAGGAGGTCCAAGGCAGAAGAGTTGGGCCTTCCCATCCTTGGGGTCCTGAGGTCCTATGCAGTGGTCGGGGTTCCACCTGACATCATGGGCATTGGCCCCGCCTATGCCATCCCTGTGGCTTTGCAGAAAGCAG GGCTGACCGTGGATGACGTGGACATCTTTGAGATCAACGAGGCCTTTGCTAGTCAG GCTGTGTACTGTGtggagaagctgaaactccccCTTGAGAAGGTGAACCCTCTGGGGGGTGCAGTGGCCTTGGGCCACCCGCTGGGCTGCACGGGGGCTCGACAGGTTATCACGCTGCTCAACGAGCTGAAGCGCCGCGGGAAGAG GGCCTACGGGGTGGTGTCCATGTGCATCGGGACTGGCATGGGAGCCGCCGCCGTCTTTGAATACCCCGGAAACTGA
- the MYD88 gene encoding myeloid differentiation primary response protein MyD88 isoform X2: MAEGVPRAGSALPAASLSSLPLAALNVRVRRRLSLFLNVRAPVAADWTVLAEAMDFEYLEIQQLEKYADPTSRLLDDWQRRPGASVGRLLELLAKLGRDDVLMELGPSIEEDCQKYILKQQQEASEKPLQVDSIDSSITRINDMAGITIRDDPLGQKPECFDAFICYCPSDIEFVHEMIRQLEQTNYRLKLCVSDRDVLPGTCVWSIASAVGWWWWSLTNTCKARNVISRLSLHSASLQVPIRSD, encoded by the exons ATGGCTGAAGGAGTACCCCGCGCGGGGTCCGCGCTCCCCGCGGCTTCCTTGTCCTCCCTGCCCCTGGCAGCGCTCAACGTACGAGTGCGGCGCCGCCTGTCGCTCTTCCTAAACGTGCGGGCGCCGGTGGCGGCCGACTGGACCGTGCTGGCGGAGGCGATGGACTTCGAGTACTTGGAGATCCAGCAGCTGGAGAAGTACGCCGACCCCACGAGCAGGCTCCTGGACGACTGGCAGCGACGTCCGGGAGCCTCAGTGGGCCGCCTGCTCGAGCTGCTCGCCAAGCTCGGCCGCGACGACGTGCTGATGGAACTGGGACCCAGCATCG AGGAGGACTGCCAAAAGTATATtctgaagcagcagcaggaggcatcTGAGAAGCCTTTACAGGTGGACTCTATAGACAGCAGCATAACTCGGATAAATGACATGGCAGGCATCACCATTCGCGACGACCCCCTAG GGCAAAAGCCCGAGTGTTTTGATGCCTTCATCTGCTACTGCCCCAGCGATATTGAGTTTGTCCACGAGATGATCCGGCAGCTGGAACAGACAAACTATCGGCTGAAGTTGTGCGTGTCTGACCGTGACGTCCTGCCTGGCACCTGTGTCTGGTCCATCGCCA GTGCCGTcggatggtggtggtggtctcTGACGAATACCTGCAAAGCAAGGAATGTGATTTCCAGACTAAGTTTGCACTCAGCCTCTCTCCAG GTGCCCATCAGAAGCGACTGA